tattgattttcctcttcgagttcagtatgtttgtgattttacttttttccattgATAAAGTTCACAGTTACAACTCTCATCACAGGGATACAGgtactaataataaaaaattatgattaatgtaaactgtgtgaagcttgtttccaaatcctacattttgaaatatttgtaaaatttcaggaataaatagatttaaactacaaaatgcaaCATTTGTAATTTCCTTTTTTGGTTTCCATTACAATGAATATGTTGGTACACAATATTTAGTTGTCATGGAAGACTACTTATCATATACtaaatttcacattttaagTGTTTATTGTAGTGGATAATTACTCATACATCGAGGTGCTGCTGATTTGGAGGAAGATTCTCAAAACAGAGTTTtacaggaaaaaaaagaaaaaaaaagtcgtTTCTCTCCCCAATCTCTTTAAGCCCCTCGGACTTTATTTACTTTGAAAGTTGTTGACCCacaaatttaagtattaaatgTTGACGTTTGAATCATctacaacaaatataattatctttaaatttaacaaatactaTTCTTTAATCAGTGACGGATATCCCTGCTTCTGCGTAGTGTGACATTCCAACAATGTGTTCTACCCAATACATGCTGAAATATGTGCCATTGCTATAATCTAGCTGGATGTCATgtaatttaaaactatttgaacaggtttttttttaattcttttagttcttgattacaaaaaatataaatagaaaaaccttaaaagatCGTTGATTTatccaaaagttttgaaattacaCATAGGAAGTAGGGCACATTAGGAATCTTTATGTCGTTTATTATCCCCTGAGGTTTTGGCTAAGTTgtaaaagaacaaatgtattaaatgttgaatcgccgaaaatctctaaagacaagtagtttAGATTTCCAAAATGGCGtaagtcgtaggaatattgtttgtcgtcaatacgTTGTCAACCACGTCAGTAGTCTTAAAATAAGTTCCACTGATTTGGAGGCAGAGGTCTGCGAGCCATGCGACCTTTCACTTTAAAAGTCGGACTTTTGACTTGGTTACTAGCTAAACTCGACTTGCCCgacttgaaagaaaataaaaaaataacttttcaaaCCTTTTTATCAAAGTCTCCTATTAAACAATATCAAATCTTGTTTTTAGCATTTTTAATCATGACAGCGATGATCATtttgttcaaccgctagctttatacagaaaatcgccGACAAATGATGTTTAAATTCGAGTTAAAAcgaaaacaacattgaaaacaaaatggctgacATGAGAAGAAAATTACAATATCGGATCAGATTCTGGAAGCGGATATGGTTACTTCCGGGTTTTGAACATCTttgcatggtaaataaatataaaacactagaattgaaaaccaaaagatatatgtaaaagaatgaaaaaaaaaccaaaaaaatattttgtactgacagtcaattaatttatgacaaatttaaatgtccaaATCCAATACAATGTGAGTCTTTGTGGCAGCTGGGAACAGTTTATTTAACAATACACATGGTCCTAGTGACAGTATACATGAATTATCGGAGGAGTTCATAGTCAACTTTCGAATACACATCCTCGATGGAATTTTATACATCGGGAATTTGTAAACATTGACCGTTAAAACAACAATTTGAAACAAAAGGAAATGTTGGCATGCTAAAAAGGTAAGACAAGAACAAGTCCAACCGACGTTTAACCTCTGAAACAACTGTGAGGTGCTTAAACGAAACAAATACACTAAAACCATGAGACGTCCAACTTCACATATGCAAAAATTGTATGACTCCTCCACATGTGCTTAAATTTACCAATATcataaaccaaatatttatatgtaaatgaaCTATACCCTCAACTTCTTTAACATAGTTACATAGGTTATGTTGGTATAAGTAATGTGCAAATTACCTCACATTACCTCGTGTAATTAAAAGGGGGTAGTTTGTAGATCATTACAATACCCTCTGTTTGTGGGGTCCTCCgaacttcaaattaaaataaagtcatAAAACATTAAGACTGTTGATTTCATGTATGTTATATAGGATTTAATAATGTCACTGTTATAAAAATACTTGTCAGAAGTCAAATCACTGACTATTGTCGTTTTgagcatttatatatatgaaagatatCTTCTGTCCCTATAATCTCGGTATTCTCTGCTGTCTTTAGGATTGTccctattatccatatcttctcTGATTTCTCTATTGTCTTAATCTGCAGTTTTTGTCTCATTATTGTCCCTTAGCCACTGTTTCAGTCCTTTTAGCTCGTTAGTCATCTTATTAAATGCTTTAGTTTGCTCCCCGACCATTGAGGTTAGTTGTTTTTTCCCctaatataaaactttaatttatgaatttgaatgtttcttttcaGCTTTTGTTCATTTGGGTGGTAAAATCTTGAGTCTGCTGCTCAATTTCTTCTTTGGATTTAAATTTGGATGATGATGATGTTGACCTTAAAGTAGTTGTAGACTTCTCCGACTCTAATCTTGTATTGTCAACCACTGTAACATTCACTATCCCAGTGTTATCTAAATCACCTGATGTCACAGTTACTGCATCATACCcccaaaccccccccccccccccccccccatctcTTTTTCTTCAGAAGATGGAAGAACTGCCAGTATTTGACTACTCAAAGAATTCGCTTCTGGAACTTGTAGACACTCTTCCACGGTCTGTGTCGCAGTTCTGCATTTTCCTTTCTTTTCTTGGTGTATTGTTCTTGGCTCTTCTCTTTGTTAAATGTAACGATATCATCACTCGAAATGAAGTATGGCATATCAGAATGCCCGAAGACACTGTCAGGGTTGATGGTAATCCCTGACGTCTTCTATATACCAACTAGTTTCTTATGGACTGGATACGTGTCTACGTGCTATGTCAATTGTtcttgccactggacgttaagcaaccaataatcaatcaatcaattgttCTTGTGTGTCACATCTGTAGTCACACAGGGTGCACCAATACGGGCACTTTATGgttagtaaaaagtaaaaacacaaaaatactaaactccgaggaaaattcaaaaaggaaaatccaaaatcaaaaggcaaaatcaaaagtccgaAACAtcataaaacgaatggataacaactgtcatattcctgacttggtacaggcattttctaatgtaacaTGTTGCTTCCTTTGTGGTTGACCACATATGTGTAGGAGTTTACTACTGGTGTATTGCTCGTCTGGCACCCAACACACTCATATGCATTCTCCCTCTTTGAAACTGGTAGTTTAGCTTTCAGTATATTTGAAGCCATCGGGAAAACATAAGAAGTTTACTCTCCTCTTTTTTTGATAAACAAGTTATGAAATATCCTAGGAGCTCGAATCTTCTGTTTTAATCATGGGAAATGAAAAAACTGGTTTCCGCATAATACCTTACTAAGACCACTACTGATATCTATCTCCAGAATATTCATGTACATCTTTTTCTGGTCAAGGATAGCAAAAAGGAAATTTTAACATTATGCTATATATATTTACGTACCTTGAAAAAAACCTGATCAACGTCTTCATGTGTATGTCCTACCATAGGGAATGATACTTTCACTTTTTTAATACACCCAGCTCCACTGACAATGAAAATATCCAAAGACAAATCTGTAATACatatttgatatcaataaacataagaaataaaatCCTACATCGAACAGTATTTGAACTCAACAAAATATCTTCCGATAGGTTCTTCATCTCTTTTAACTTAAAAATActtgtgacatttttttattgagcatttctgtattttaaactgcgttttcaatttgttttcaaagacatatcatattttcaaactttaaattgaTTAATTTCATTGAAGATTTCATAAATTTAATTCACAAAGCACaaatttcagcatttttttttgtatatgtttccTTAAATTAAGTTATTTCGTTACATTCTTTCAATCAATGGTCATAGagttaaataaaagtaaataaccTGTTCTTATATTCCCTGTAACAATTGTCCATTTGCAAGTAAAGGACATGTGGGATGTCTTCCAAACCTGCATAAATGTTTATCAATGGTGAGATTTGCTGAGTGAGGATattcaaatatgtcaaaaaatCCATATGTACTTATTCCGTGAAGCAAAACCCAAATTAAGTGGACCATCAGCTTCCACATATTACCTGTAAACTTTGATTTATATAAGAAGTATGGAAGCTGAGTATTGGTCCATCGAGTCAATTATAACAGTTAAATATTTTTCCGGTTGTTCTTTAGCTTTCTGAATATGCTTGTAATATTTCCTTCTTTCcattctgaaaaaataaataaaaggaaatgAAGAAGTGGTGGGGAAATTGTAATcataattgattgattttgataaaatccATTTAAGTAATTGACATTCATTTATGTAAATgtccacaatttttttttataacaagttGTAGTAATTCAATTGATAATAGCAAAAAATATTGTGTAAtcataaatttaatttcaatagcATTTCAATTACCTTGgcaaaataatttgacaaaataaaaccttcttaaaataaaaataccaactGCATATATTGCTCAATTAAtgctctttttttctttatattatatcaatatattaaacATACCACGTACTTTGAAGTTCAATTTTATTTCGTTGTAACACTCCCGGGACCAAATGAGATTGTGCTGCGCATGTGTGAACTTCAGTGTGCTGATAGCTCTTGGGCAGTTCGGACGTAGTTTGAATTGTCCTAACTTCAGATTAAATATTAAACCAACGTAGTTggtattcattttataattaataaaatttgatataagatataaataaaagtaagtaATCACCGGATGTAATTCGGTAAAAATTTACGACTTTCACCTGTTTTCGGCACTTTGCCGTAAACCGGTTATAAAGAAAACACATGGCGGAGAAAATGATCGAAAAGGGGTCCGCCTCTAAAAGAAGGTCTTCACTTGAAGACATCAGTAATACGGACGAAGATGAGCTTCTGTCCGAGAAGATAAATTCCGTTTCCAGCGCGGCTGGTAAAAGGAAACATGAGTCGACAAAGTCGAAAGCTTCCGCGAGTGGCGGAGCAAACACTTCAAGTGTAAATGGTAAGAATCCAGCGAAGGTTAATAGTAATGAAACTCAAAACCCTGGCCCTTCTACCTCTGCAAAAGTAGACAATCATGATGCAATCATGTCAATGTTAGTCTCAATCCAAGAAGGTCAGAAAAGACAATCTGACGATATAAGGTCTTTAAAAGACCGGGTACAAGACATTGAAGAATATGACCAGCGTAATAATTATGATGATAATTATGATGAAGGTGAAGAAAACCCCCATGATGATGGGGAAAATGTAGACAATGAAAGTGAACCACCTGCTAAGAAGCCGAACAAAGATGATAATAGGTTTTCATCTATGTCTAAGAGATGTAAGGTTCAAGAACTTTGTGATGTCAAAATTGATGAGGTCTTGGCAAATAATGTCAATGAGTTGTTCAGGAATGGTATGAATGAGGAACAATACTCTGAGTTAAGTAAAGATGAAAACAATGCAAGACCTGAAAATTGTGAAGGTTTATCTATTGTAAGAATAAACCAACTCATGTGGAATGTAATTTCACCAGGAGCACAATCTGCtgataaaaaattacaatttcttGAAAGAACTATTGTAAAAGCAGCAACAATTCTAACAAAAACTGTCAACAAAATGGCTATTGACGAAAACAACAATGCCAATGGTAACTCTGGTAGTGGAGAATACTTTGACAAATGTAATGATGTATTGGCTTTGTTGGGCCATGCAAACCGCCAATTGAATATGACTAGAAGGGATTTTTTAAAGCCCGAAATGATGGCAGAATATGTGCCTCTCTGCTCACACTCTGTTCCTTACACAAACAACCTTTTTGGAGATGATGTCTCTAAAGTTGCAAAGGACATTGAAGATTGTTCCAAAGTTGGAAACAAGTTGAAGTTTGGTAGTGGCAGAGGTAGAGGCGGAGGCTTCTTCAGAGGTGGTAGAGGAGGCCACATAGGTACTTTTGGCAGAGGTGGCTTCCGAGGAGGAAGAGGTCGAGGTTCCGGCCCTATTCCAAAAAACTCCCAGAGAGGAGGAAATCCACAGAAGTATTAGATACATCAAATGAAGTAAGTCATTGTTTTAAAGCTGGTGTATTGAAAAAGTTTTCCGATGAATGGGAAAAAATTACCtctgacaaatttattttagatatagtAAGCCATTGTCATATAGAGTTCATAGATAATGTTGAACCTAAGCAAgacatttttaatgtaaaatctGTCTTTAACTCAAAAGAAAGTGATattgtttcaaatgaaattcaaaagttAATGGCAATTGATGTTATCAAAGAAGTTCAGTCAATGAAAGACCAGTTTTTATCGCCTATATTTTTAAGGCCAAAAAAGAATGGAGAATATAGAATGATTTTGAATCTTAAGAAGTTGAATGAATACTTTGAGTATCATCATTTTAAAATGGACACTTTTGAAAGTGCCATTAAACTTGTAACTAGCAAATCATTTATGGCTTCTATTGATTTGAGACATGCTTATTATAGTGTTCCAATTGCAGAGGAACATCAAAAGTTTTTACGGTTTTATTGGAACGGAAAACTTTTTCAATACACATGCTTACCTAATGGGATTTCCTCCGCACCTAgaatatttactaaattattaAAACCTGTTTACTCTAGTCTTAGAGTTTTAGGTCATGTGAATGTTGGTTACATAGACGATAGTCTTTTATTAGGAGAGACTATAGaagaatgtaataaaaatgtaaatgacaCAATTGAATTAATGTCAAAATTGGGATTTGTCATACATGAAGACAAATCTGTTTTTCAACcatcaaaacaaattatattctTGGGTAATATTATTGATTCAGAAAATATGATTATAACCCTTACGgcagacaaaaaacaaaacctaGTAAAAGAATGTAAATGGTTACTGCAGAGAAACTTAGCTAAGATTAGAGATGTAGCAAAAGTCATTTGACTTATAGTCTCCTCTTTTTCTGCCGTTGAATTCGGTAAATTGTTTTATCGTAAccttgaaaaggaaaaaattatAGCTTTAAAAAACTCAAAAGGAGAGATTTTGAACAAAGCATGCTTATTTCTAATCAGATGAAAGGAGATTTAGAATGGTGGGTTGCTAATGTGTCTACTGAATTAAGACATATAAGCCATGGTAGTCCACAAATTGTGATTCAGACAGATGCCTCATTATTAGGATGGGGTGGCATATTAAGTGATAATGAAATTGGAGGTAGATGGACAGATGAAGAATCAAAAAATCACattaattatttagaaatattagctatatattatacattaaaatCCTTTCTGCATCTGATCATAAATAAGCATGTGAAGGTTCTTACAGACAATACTACGGCAGTGGCCTACATATCAAATATGGGCGGCACAAAGTCCATAGATTGCAATACAATTGCAAGACAGATTTGGTTGTTTTGTAAAGATAATGACATCTGGTTGACATGCACTCATATAGCAGGCAAAGAAAATCTAGCAGACAAAAAATCTAGAGAATTTGATGACAAATTAGAATGGAAATTGAAAAGGTCTGTTTTTGACCAATTATGTACTTTGTGGCAAAGGCCAGATATTGATTTGTTTGCATCTAGTTTAAACTTCCAAATAGAAAATTACTGCTCTTGGAAACCAGATCCATTATCTGCATTTATTGATGCATTTAGTATAAATTGGTCATATTTTcagtttgtctatttgtttCCTCCGTTCAGTTTATTGAGCCGgtgcattttcaaaatcagaGAGGACGGTGCAAGAGGAGTAGTAATAGCTCCATTTTGGCAGACACAAACTTGGTTTCCGAGACTAATGCAGTTGTTAACAGACAATCCAATCGTTCTTCCAAAGAACAAGAAGATTTTGAATCTTTCTCACGATCCACAATCTGTTCATCCTTTCcacaagaaaatgaaaataattgcaTGTCTAGTGTCAGGAGTAGCTTCAGAGAACGAGGATTTTCTAAAGAACAACCCACATACTTATGTCGTCTTGGAAATCAAGTACAAAGAAACAGTACCAAGTGTATATCAGGAAATGGTTCAAATAttgtaacaaaaaacaaattaattgcTTTCAAATTTCTGTAGGAACAGTGCTTGAATTTTTTACAACTTTATTTAAGGAAGGTTATTTAGGCTATAGTAGTTTAAATCTAGCTCGAGGAGCTCTTTCGTCTTTAGGACTTACTATTGACAGTATTCCAGTTGGACGTCATGCTATGGTGATAAGATACATGAAAGGAATTTTTAATCTTCGTCCACCCAGACCTAGATATGAATCTACATGGGACGTTAGTAAAGTACTACAATTTTTGCGAAGCCTATCACcagtgaaatatttaaaattgaaagatataacattaaaacttaGCCCATAATACAGCTTGTGGGCCTGATATATTTACTACCAACTCTTAAAACACTTGATTCCTCACTAGAAGCTCTCTTGCAGCTCATGAATACCATCTGGGAATCTGGTGATTTACCATCAATCTGGAAGCTTGCAACCGTCGTGCCTATTCCAAAACCAAGTAAAGATCATACGGATCCTATCAATTATCGACCAATTGCTCTTACCAGTTGTGTCTGTAAAACACTCGAACGGATGGTCAATGATCGCCTTGTTTAGTTCCGTGGAATCCAATGGGCTATAAGCCAATATCCAGTGTGGATTCCGACAGGGCCGCAGTACTCTTGATCATCTTGTTCGATTCGAATCATTTGTCCGTAATGGTTTTAcgaactagaggctccaaagagcctgtgtcgctcaccttggtctatgtgaatattaaacaaaggacgcatttgaattcatgacaaaattgtgttttggtgatggtgatgtgtttgtatatcttactttactgaacattattgctgcttacaatcattctatctatattgaacttggcctaagagcttcagtggaaaatgttagttaaaatttacaaattttatgaaaattgttaaaaattgactataaagggcaataactccttatggggtcaatttaccatttaggtcatgttgacttatttttaggtgttactttgctgtacattgtttccctttacagtttatctctatctataataatattcaagataataacaaaaaacggcaaaatttccttaaaattactaattcaggggcagcaacatAACAGCATTTTGTCtaatccatctgaaaatttcatggcaaatagatcttgacctgattaacaattttactccctgttagatttgctctaaatgctttggtttttgagttataagcaaaaaactgcattatacccctatgttctatttttagccatggcggccatctttgttggttggccgggtcacgccacacaatttttaaactagataccccaatgatgattgcggccaagtttgtttaaatttggcctggtagtttcagaggagaagatttttgtaaaagattaccaagatttacgaaaaatggttaaaaattgactataaaggacaataactcctaaagtggtcaactgaccattttggttatgttgacttatttgtagattttactttgctgaacattattgctgtttacagtttatctctatctataataatattcaagataataacaaaaaacagcaaatttccctaaaattaccaattcaggggcagcaacccaacaacaggttgtcccattcatctgaaaatttcagggcagttagatcttgacctgatgaacatttttaccccctgtcagatttcctctaaatgctttggtttttgagttataagccaaaaactgcattttacccctatgttctatttttagccatggcggccatcttggttggttggcggggtcaccggacacaattttaaaactagataccccaatgatgattatggccaagtttggattaatttggcccagcagtttcagaggagaagatttttgtaaaagttaacgacgaaggacgcaggacgacggacgacgacggacgacgacggacgccggacgccacgtgatgagaaaagctcacttggcccttcgggccaggtgagctaaaaa
The nucleotide sequence above comes from Mytilus trossulus isolate FHL-02 chromosome 5, PNRI_Mtr1.1.1.hap1, whole genome shotgun sequence. Encoded proteins:
- the LOC134717756 gene encoding uncharacterized protein LOC134717756, which translates into the protein MNTNYLPYFLYKSKFTGNMWKLMVHLIWVLLHGISTYGFFDIFEYPHSANLTIDKHLCSGAGCIKKVKVSFPMVGHTHEDVDQVFFKSGKSSLASNQVKSPTFKVKGRMARRPLPPNQWNLF
- the LOC134717757 gene encoding uncharacterized protein LOC134717757 yields the protein MAEKMIEKGSASKRRSSLEDISNTDEDELLSEKINSVSSAAGKRKHESTKSKASASGGANTSSVNGKNPAKVNSNETQNPGPSTSAKVDNHDAIMSMLVSIQEGQKRQSDDIRSLKDRVQDIEEYDQRNNYDDNYDEGEENPHDDGENVDNESEPPAKKPNKDDNRFSSMSKRCKVQELCDVKIDEVLANNVNELFRNGMNEEQYSELSKDENNARPENCEGLSIVRINQLMWNVISPGAQSADKKLQFLERTIVKAATILTKTVNKMAIDENNNANGNSGSGEYFDKCNDVLALLGHANRQLNMTRRDFLKPEMMAEYVPLCSHSVPYTNNLFGDDVSKVAKDIEDCSKVGNKLKFGSGRGRGGGFFRGGRGGHIGTFGRGGFRGGRGRGSGPIPKNSQRGGNPQKY